AGAGGGTGACTGTTCGGTTTCTGTGCATCTGAACTCTTAACCGTGACACCACctgaaggcattgattgttttccttcttacatgttcattgaaatattttgataactttATTTCGGGGTTTATTTATCTTAGACGTCATGCGgcattttgacgtcataattcaCGTCATAATGCTGTCTAACCGGtctgcgcgtcaaccgttgtttatcggaGAATAATCAGAACTTGAAcgtctttgtttaactggcattCAAAAAGAGCCATGCCAGAAATATACGTTAAAACATGTGCgtaaattatacataaaatacgTGCGTACGGGTGTGTGTGCGTTTGTTAAGTAAATAAGGAAGATAATATTATTCCTTTATACAataattaaacatgtttaaatagatactagatctagatctacttctaaaaatataaacagcCACTCCATTCAACCTCGTATAGAAATGTTTCTTAATTTCATCCACTGGCCGTCATATAAATACTGTACTAGCTTCATATTTTGCCTGTTACACAAAGTAGATCTCTATACGTTACGATATTAATTGTTGTATTTACTGGCAGGTGGCAATAGCAGAAGTGGTTTTGGATCAAGTGGAGGAGGTTTCGGGGGACTCTTCGAAATGATCATATTCTGTGAGTACTCTTAccttatcttgtttttttttctgggttAAATCCTAAAAAGGTACttaacaaaatttatttgaaaaataggaTGTTAGGACGTCCTATGAGTAATGGCTGAATCATATGTGTGACACTGTCCATTAAGTTAGGGTTCTAAGTCTTCAAAGGGACATGCCGCCTTGTAGTAGTGAATGATTGTGTACTggaattaattttattattcatcGATGTATTAAACTTCACAAAGATAATACTCAAAATGTTTGACTCTATGTATGATCATGCCGATCAAGATGTCTTGGATATGGCACCTTGTCGCGTATTGATGATTAGTCTTCCAGGTCATTTGAATATCAATACTGGCATTAAAGAACGGGCAAGAAAATTAACCTCcactattttgaccttgagctttatACTTTTGTGTCTTTATTTGTGTCTTGCAAGGGCCACATCGTCTTGTTATGTGGAATGTTTGCGTCAAGTTGTGTGTGTACAAATGTTACAGACCGCATAAAATATGtgtcctctaagtgtgaccttgacctttcagctacaGATCTGGGTTATGATATGGTTTATGTTTTTGTCGAATTATTTAGATATCAATTTATACATATAGAATTAATTAGAGGAATGGATAAAAAATGAGGTAAATCTTTGACAGCTAAGTGTGACTTATACCTTTCAGTAGCCTGGGTCTTTCATGCGACACATTGTTTTGTTACGGTAAATGTTTATGCCATGTTCCTTTCTATGAATACAAAAGTTATGGACTGGCTCTTGTTCGCGAAGTATTGTTTAGTTGTGGCTAATCTTTGtgtcaaattaataaaaaatctttttgaataTCCATCTAGAAATAAGAACTTTACCCACCGAAGAAGAAAATTAGCTTTGAGTTTGACATAGACTTTTTGGataagtatttgtttttcttGTACAACATCGCCTTGTTAAAGGAAATATTTATGCTAAATTGTTTTGATATCTGACCATTCGCGAAAACATTCTCGGCTAAACAGACATACACATACGATAAAAAAGTAAGAAGtataaagagataaatattcatgttttaaaaacatctatttagtgaaaatgatcattaaagggagataatttaaaatggcaaactatataaagggataattttatagattgagcaattacttttgtttagaaaatgttcttgaaaatggttgagaagattaaaaattatttttgatttaatgtgatattaggataaatattcatgttttaaaaacatctatttagtgaaaatgaccattaaagggagataattaaaaatggcaaactatataaagggataattttatagattgagcaattacttttgtttagaaaatgttcttaaaaatggttgagaagattaaaaactatttttgattcaatgtgatattaggatagactggttcaagagcaaattgcatggttactgtaaagaatcaaatgaaaaagagattgaaaaagaaaatggtatgtcgcccatcacagactattggctcactggcgcaaacttttcctgattggcgaatttgttggtgcaaagtgaaattgacccagaggaaaccctgaTACGTATAGACGCACAGACAGacaagcatatacatgtattggcGTATGTACACGCATATGCACAAAAGTAACTCTACAAGTGTTTACCTACCTCCAGCCTCCTTTTCAAATACTAGTAACATGTTAATAACAAAAACTCGTTCTCTTTTCCACCAcccatctttttttaaattttcacttcTTTTTTCTCAAACATGTACACAAAAACGTATGTTTTTATATGCTTTATCCTGTTTTCAGTGTTTGTGTTCATTTTACTCATCCAAGTTCTTTTTGGAGCTCAATCTGGAACAGGAGTGGGCGGAGGCTTAGGCAATGTAGGAGGGAGCGGAAAAGGTGGCGGACACAAAtctggtggtggtggtggtagcaAATATGACTATGACTATGACTATGACTATGACTATGACTATGCTGACCTTTATCCATATCAAGATTATGCAGAATATTATTAGAACAGGAACGAATATGATAGAATGGTAtgtaattcatattttatatttataatttatattttgatatgaaacatGTATTCTTTAAAGTCTTGAATGCTGTTAAAACTTATATAGAAAAGTATAAATAGGACAATTCTcatctaaagataaaaaaaatgacatgtaTGAAGCGGAGTAC
The sequence above is a segment of the Mercenaria mercenaria strain notata chromosome 3, MADL_Memer_1, whole genome shotgun sequence genome. Coding sequences within it:
- the LOC123523632 gene encoding uncharacterized protein LOC123523632, producing the protein MKLFLLGVLTVFSVTMLVSGTMMQMPYGYGNYGMQYYGGNSRSGFGSSGGGFGGLFEMIIFLFVFILLIQVLFGAQSGTGVGGGLGNVGGSGKGGGHKSGGGGGSKYDYDYDYDYDYDYADLYPYQDYAEYY